Proteins encoded together in one Drosophila willistoni isolate 14030-0811.24 chromosome XR unlocalized genomic scaffold, UCI_dwil_1.1 Seg105, whole genome shotgun sequence window:
- the LOC6644989 gene encoding uncharacterized protein LOC6644989 isoform X3 — MADAAVSLSVAGKKAVLEPDVIYRIGRKPGLEFFIPDESMELAHATISLLRSGIVRFAAVVGKIWVNEQEQTFVDLSSKDTTDGQNVKLRFGNVEAQLEINEPKDKSINTTVGDSFVIPETEPQSANTTSDSCFIPETQAMPQFNRPSTAGAKRSLGDDFMIPETQDILAPQPVEEVAMEGVDDEDECSEMGTQIRICTQDFNDFDEDAIDDFDSSLILGDIPGHLLPAPRAPIQAKKDTALADITDVEMSALNWSAVNSTKMDQVPGNQVDDDDHDGTRSTPDLFEFTAIREDRGDTCTPDLFDLPAAPVKSNSPTSQPSGTKQLVVATIERNKDFIEPQAFPMKNGQKCSLNLSKSSINEPTKQDRRGESFNLLKPSENEPNYQDFIETQAFPIRQEQDNSGSLPKANENEPVNQDFIETQAFPIRREQGGSINMSKSSENDPNNQDFIETQAFPIRKDRENSANLPKANENEPVNQDYIETQAFPRPTGMPNDAKCSKSSSLCQDFIATQPFPVPQKRSSIINNKENTSLNVSHADQDLIATQKYVPPAQKEIISGNSVSSDEADEEEPIKFFKPCVIEDINHNHKVVQIQSVFPASKSNNTRRHEISRKRAARSESPPPTPSKKSRRLSDSAPTEHVRPEISFRQLVESLRPNAISKQKDFTEANQTRGMNLRSSKDVNTIQDQEQSSQVKESKGQKTKAKEQKDSEDKSTSQLKKGTKGSGQVVAKKEPEIMVTSDLVIDSSSMEEEVPKLSLKSLKRITTTKVDSSSHGNEMTEELATTSKAAKATARAKTEAKKEKAKLKEDAKSNEDSSQEKEPKGRKKKVNVKEKSETKNIQVKKVDKIIKKEELPTTSKRSTRAAKEDPKNESETKAVIKSTTAQESEEKDVKGRKLKVNVKNITSQGNKQAENGEEESKSEEKSKNEKSKSVKKEEPSVTNKRGAKATKDSVNSKLEPKTLMTRRSRATADPLQAINLYVKSKKAAGKIKIALSMCNLLVLEPVFKALKNAIEVTGDPEHCHLLIMDKGERTFKFLMAIAANKPILSTQWLHSLMGTRSIHVHAEHLFKDAKFQELYNFKPELVMEKPMILQNIDFMLSDGILPNETEMKAIIQSAGGRVHARPPPITRKGPLYVVTSIKLVKRHKQLLRSYENVIYIKTEGVMQSLLQHNAEHLNDFQLKV, encoded by the exons ATGGCTGATGCAGCTGTCAGTTTGAGTGTTGCCGGGAAAAAGGCGGTTCTGGAGCCAGATGTCATTTACCGCATTGGCAGAAAACCAGGATTGGAGTTCTTTATACCCGATGAG TCCATGGAACTTGCACATGCCACTATTAGTCTCCTGCGGTCTGGCATCGTACGCTTTGCTGCAGTTGTGGGTAAAATCTGGGTCAATGAACAGGAGCAAACGTTTGTCGATTTGAGCTCAAAGGATACTACTGATGGGCAAAATGTTAAACTTCGCTTTGGTAATGTGGAGGCCCAACTGGAAATTAATGAGCCGAAAGATAAATCCATTAATACCACAGTTGGTGATAGCTTTGTCATACCTGAAACAGAGCCTCAGTCGGCCAATACCACATCTGATAGCTGCTTTATACCCGAAACGCAGGCAATGCCACAGTTTAATAGGCCTTCCACTGCCGGAGCTAAACGATCGCTGGGGGATGATTTTATGATTCCAGAGACTCAAGATATTTTGGCACCTCAACCTGTCGAGGAAGTGGCAATGGAGGGGgttgatgatgaggatgaatGTTCCGAAATGGGCACACAGATACGAATATGTACCCAGGATTTCAATGACTTTGATGAGGATGCCATTGATGATTTCGATTCATCGTTGATATTGGGAGATATTCCAGGACATCTTTTGCCAGCTCCTCGCGCTCCCATCCAAGCTAAAAAGGACACAGCACTGGCAGATATTACCGATGTGGAAATGAGTGCTTTAAATTGGTCTGCCGTAAATAGCACAAAGATGGATCAGGTACCCGGAAATCAAGTCGAcgatgatgatcatgatggGACACGTAGTACTCCagatttatttgaattcactGCAATTCGCGAAGATCGCGGCGACACCTGCACTCCAGATCTATTTGACTTACCAGCTGCCCCTGTAAAATCCAATTCTCCAACTTCACAGCCTAGCGGGACTAAGCAGTTGGTTGTGGCCACAATTGAAAGAAACAAGGATTTCATAGAACCTCAAGCATTTCCAATGAAAAACGGGCAAAAATGCTCTTTAAACTTGTCTAAGTCAAGTATAAATGAGCCAACTAAACAGGATCGGCGAGGGGAATCTTTTAACTTGCTTAAACCAAGTGAAAATGAGCCAAATTACCAGGATTTCATTGAAACTCAAGCATTTCCAATACGCCAGGAACAAGACAACTCGGGAAGCTTGCCCAAGGCAAACGAAAATGAGCCAGTTAATCAAGATTTCATTGAAACTCAAGCATTTCCAATTAGAAGGGAGCAGGGAGGCTCTATAAATATGTCTAAATCAAGTGAAAATGACCCAAATAACCAGGACTTCATTGAAACTCAAGCATTTCCAATCCGCAAAGATCGAGAAAACTCAGCCAACTTACCCAaggcaaatgaaaatgagcCAGTTAACCAAGATTATATTGAAACTCAAGCTTTTCCAAGACCCACGGGGATGCCTAATGATGCTAAATGTAGCAAATCAAGTTCCTTATGTCAAGACTTTATAGCCACTCAGCCATTTCCTGTACCACAAAAGAGATCTTCTATTATTAACAACAAAGAGAATACATCTTTGAATGTTTCCCATGCCGATCAGGATTTAATTGCCACTCAAAAATATGTGCCACCAGCTCAAAAAG AAATAATTTCGGGAAATAGCGTATCGTCGGATGAGGCAGATGAAGAAGAGCCCATTAAGTTCTTTAAGCCATGCGTCATTGAGGATATAAATCACAATCATAAG GTCGTTCAAATTCAAAGTGTTTTTCCCGCGTCTAAATCAAATAACACAAGGCGTCATGAAATAAGTAGGAAACGGGCAGCTAGATCAGAGTCACCGCCACCTACAC CAAGCAAAAAGAGTCGTCGTCTCTCAGATTCCGCACCCACAGAGCATGTAAGACCAGAAATATCTTTCAGGCAGTTAGTAGAATCTTTAAGACCAAATGCCATATCTAAGCAAAAAGACTTCACTGAAG CAAACCAAACGAGAGGAATGAATTTACGCTCAAGTAAAGATGTAAACACAATTCAAGATCAGGAGCAATCCTCTCAAGTAAAAGAATCTAAAGGCCAAAAAACTAAAGCGAAGGAACAAAAAGATAGTGAAGACAAGTCCACATCACAATTAAAGAAAGGAACCAAAGGAAGTGGTCAAGTGGTGGCTAAAAAAGAGCCAGAGATTATGGTTACAAGTGACCTTGTAATTGATTCATCGTCAATGGAGGAGGAGGTCCCAAAATTATCGTTGAAATCTTTGAAACGGATAACCACAACGAAAGTTGACTCTTCATCACACGGAAACGAAATGACAGAGGAGCTTGCCACAACCAGCAAGGCGGCTAAAGCCACTGCCAGGGCCAAAACAGAAGCTA AAAAGGAAAAGGCTAAGCTCAAGGAGGATGCCAAGAGCAATGAGGATTCTTCTCAAGAAAAGGAACCCAAAGGGCGAAAGAAAAAAGTTAATGTGAAAGAAAAGAGTGAGACCAAGAATATCCAGGTAAAGaaagtagacaaaataatTAAGAAAGAGGAGCTTCCCACAACAAGTAAAAGGTCAACCAGGGCGGCAAAAGAAGATCCCAAAAATGAGTCCGAAACTA AAGCTGTCATCAAGTCTACTACTGCACAAGAATCTGAAGAAAAAGATGTTAAGGGGCGCAAACTAAAAGTTAATGTAAAAAATATTACATCACAAGGAAATAAGCAAGCAGAAAATGGTGAAGAGGAAAGCAAATCGGAAGAAAAGTCTAAAAACGAGAAATCGAAGTCAGTTAAAAAAGAAGAGCCTTCAGTGACCAATAAAAGGGGAGCTAAGGCGACCAAAGATTCTGTCAATAGCAAACTGGAACCTA AAACACTAATGACCAGAAGATCAAGGGCCACAGCTGATCCTCTACAAG CCATAAATCTGTATGTGAAGAGTAAAAAAGCAGcgggaaaaattaaaattgcattatCCATGTGCAATTTGTTGGTACTGGAACCTGTCTTTAAGGCCCTAAAGA ATGCCATTGAGGTGACTGGCGATCCGGAGCATTGTCATTTGCTCATTATGGATAAAGGCGAGCGAACCTTCAAATTTCTTATGGCTATTGCTGCCAATAAACCAATATTGTCCACCCAGTGGCTACACTCGTTGATGGGTACACGATCAATACATGTTCATGCCGAACATCTGTTTAAGGATGCCAAATTTCAGGAGCTCTACAATTTCAAGCCTGAATTGGTGATGGAGAAGCCAATGATATTGCAGAATATtgatttcatgctcagcgatGGCATTCTGCCAAATGAAACGGAAATGAAAGCAATTATACAGAGTGCTGGAGGAAGAGTTCATGCAAGGCCTCCGCCAATCACTCGAAAGGGTCCACTTTATGTAGTCACCAGTATCAAGCTGGTCAAGCGACACAAGCAGCTCCTGCGCAGCTATGAGAATGTTATATACATTAAAACGGAGGGCGTTATGCAGTCTCTGCTCCAGCATAATGCGGAACATTTGAATGACTTTCAGTTGAAggtttaa
- the LOC6644989 gene encoding uncharacterized protein LOC6644989 isoform X2 produces MADAAVSLSVAGKKAVLEPDVIYRIGRKPGLEFFIPDESMELAHATISLLRSGIVRFAAVVGKIWVNEQEQTFVDLSSKDTTDGQNVKLRFGNVEAQLEINEPKDKSINTTVGDSFVIPETEPQSANTTSDSCFIPETQAMPQFNRPSTAGAKRSLGDDFMIPETQDILAPQPVEEVAMEGVDDEDECSEMGTQIRICTQDFNDFDEDAIDDFDSSLILGDIPGHLLPAPRAPIQAKKDTALADITDVEMSALNWSAVNSTKMDQVPGNQVDDDDHDGTRSTPDLFEFTAIREDRGDTCTPDLFDLPAAPVKSNSPTSQPSGTKQLVVATIERNKDFIEPQAFPMKNGQKCSLNLSKSSINEPTKQDRRGESFNLLKPSENEPNYQDFIETQAFPIRQEQDNSGSLPKANENEPVNQDFIETQAFPIRREQGGSINMSKSSENDPNNQDFIETQAFPIRKDRENSANLPKANENEPVNQDYIETQAFPRPTGMPNDAKCSKSSSLCQDFIATQPFPVPQKRSSIINNKENTSLNVSHADQDLIATQKYVPPAQKGDDIDNLLIEIISGNSVSSDEADEEEPIKFFKPCVIEDINHNHKVVQIQSVFPASKSNNTRRHEISRKRAARSESPPPTPSKKSRRLSDSAPTEHVRPEISFRQLVESLRPNAISKQKDFTEANQTRGMNLRSSKDVNTIQDQEQSSQVKESKGQKTKAKEQKDSEDKSTSQLKKGTKGSGQVVAKKEPEIMVTSDLVIDSSSMEEEVPKLSLKSLKRITTTKVDSSSHGNEMTEELATTSKAAKATARAKTEAKKEKAKLKEDAKSNEDSSQEKEPKGRKKKVNVKEKSETKNIQVKKVDKIIKKEELPTTSKRSTRAAKEDPKNESETKAVIKSTTAQESEEKDVKGRKLKVNVKNITSQGNKQAENGEEESKSEEKSKNEKSKSVKKEEPSVTNKRGAKATKDSVNSKLEPKTLMTRRSRATADPLQAINLYVKSKKAAGKIKIALSMCNLLVLEPVFKALKNAIEVTGDPEHCHLLIMDKGERTFKFLMAIAANKPILSTQWLHSLMGTRSIHVHAEHLFKDAKFQELYNFKPELVMEKPMILQNIDFMLSDGILPNETEMKAIIQSAGGRVHARPPPITRKGPLYVVTSIKLVKRHKQLLRSYENVIYIKTEGVMQSLLQHNAEHLNDFQLKV; encoded by the exons ATGGCTGATGCAGCTGTCAGTTTGAGTGTTGCCGGGAAAAAGGCGGTTCTGGAGCCAGATGTCATTTACCGCATTGGCAGAAAACCAGGATTGGAGTTCTTTATACCCGATGAG TCCATGGAACTTGCACATGCCACTATTAGTCTCCTGCGGTCTGGCATCGTACGCTTTGCTGCAGTTGTGGGTAAAATCTGGGTCAATGAACAGGAGCAAACGTTTGTCGATTTGAGCTCAAAGGATACTACTGATGGGCAAAATGTTAAACTTCGCTTTGGTAATGTGGAGGCCCAACTGGAAATTAATGAGCCGAAAGATAAATCCATTAATACCACAGTTGGTGATAGCTTTGTCATACCTGAAACAGAGCCTCAGTCGGCCAATACCACATCTGATAGCTGCTTTATACCCGAAACGCAGGCAATGCCACAGTTTAATAGGCCTTCCACTGCCGGAGCTAAACGATCGCTGGGGGATGATTTTATGATTCCAGAGACTCAAGATATTTTGGCACCTCAACCTGTCGAGGAAGTGGCAATGGAGGGGgttgatgatgaggatgaatGTTCCGAAATGGGCACACAGATACGAATATGTACCCAGGATTTCAATGACTTTGATGAGGATGCCATTGATGATTTCGATTCATCGTTGATATTGGGAGATATTCCAGGACATCTTTTGCCAGCTCCTCGCGCTCCCATCCAAGCTAAAAAGGACACAGCACTGGCAGATATTACCGATGTGGAAATGAGTGCTTTAAATTGGTCTGCCGTAAATAGCACAAAGATGGATCAGGTACCCGGAAATCAAGTCGAcgatgatgatcatgatggGACACGTAGTACTCCagatttatttgaattcactGCAATTCGCGAAGATCGCGGCGACACCTGCACTCCAGATCTATTTGACTTACCAGCTGCCCCTGTAAAATCCAATTCTCCAACTTCACAGCCTAGCGGGACTAAGCAGTTGGTTGTGGCCACAATTGAAAGAAACAAGGATTTCATAGAACCTCAAGCATTTCCAATGAAAAACGGGCAAAAATGCTCTTTAAACTTGTCTAAGTCAAGTATAAATGAGCCAACTAAACAGGATCGGCGAGGGGAATCTTTTAACTTGCTTAAACCAAGTGAAAATGAGCCAAATTACCAGGATTTCATTGAAACTCAAGCATTTCCAATACGCCAGGAACAAGACAACTCGGGAAGCTTGCCCAAGGCAAACGAAAATGAGCCAGTTAATCAAGATTTCATTGAAACTCAAGCATTTCCAATTAGAAGGGAGCAGGGAGGCTCTATAAATATGTCTAAATCAAGTGAAAATGACCCAAATAACCAGGACTTCATTGAAACTCAAGCATTTCCAATCCGCAAAGATCGAGAAAACTCAGCCAACTTACCCAaggcaaatgaaaatgagcCAGTTAACCAAGATTATATTGAAACTCAAGCTTTTCCAAGACCCACGGGGATGCCTAATGATGCTAAATGTAGCAAATCAAGTTCCTTATGTCAAGACTTTATAGCCACTCAGCCATTTCCTGTACCACAAAAGAGATCTTCTATTATTAACAACAAAGAGAATACATCTTTGAATGTTTCCCATGCCGATCAGGATTTAATTGCCACTCAAAAATATGTGCCACCAGCTCAAAAAG GAGATGATATTGATAATCTCCTTATAGAAATAATTTCGGGAAATAGCGTATCGTCGGATGAGGCAGATGAAGAAGAGCCCATTAAGTTCTTTAAGCCATGCGTCATTGAGGATATAAATCACAATCATAAG GTCGTTCAAATTCAAAGTGTTTTTCCCGCGTCTAAATCAAATAACACAAGGCGTCATGAAATAAGTAGGAAACGGGCAGCTAGATCAGAGTCACCGCCACCTACAC CAAGCAAAAAGAGTCGTCGTCTCTCAGATTCCGCACCCACAGAGCATGTAAGACCAGAAATATCTTTCAGGCAGTTAGTAGAATCTTTAAGACCAAATGCCATATCTAAGCAAAAAGACTTCACTGAAG CAAACCAAACGAGAGGAATGAATTTACGCTCAAGTAAAGATGTAAACACAATTCAAGATCAGGAGCAATCCTCTCAAGTAAAAGAATCTAAAGGCCAAAAAACTAAAGCGAAGGAACAAAAAGATAGTGAAGACAAGTCCACATCACAATTAAAGAAAGGAACCAAAGGAAGTGGTCAAGTGGTGGCTAAAAAAGAGCCAGAGATTATGGTTACAAGTGACCTTGTAATTGATTCATCGTCAATGGAGGAGGAGGTCCCAAAATTATCGTTGAAATCTTTGAAACGGATAACCACAACGAAAGTTGACTCTTCATCACACGGAAACGAAATGACAGAGGAGCTTGCCACAACCAGCAAGGCGGCTAAAGCCACTGCCAGGGCCAAAACAGAAGCTA AAAAGGAAAAGGCTAAGCTCAAGGAGGATGCCAAGAGCAATGAGGATTCTTCTCAAGAAAAGGAACCCAAAGGGCGAAAGAAAAAAGTTAATGTGAAAGAAAAGAGTGAGACCAAGAATATCCAGGTAAAGaaagtagacaaaataatTAAGAAAGAGGAGCTTCCCACAACAAGTAAAAGGTCAACCAGGGCGGCAAAAGAAGATCCCAAAAATGAGTCCGAAACTA AAGCTGTCATCAAGTCTACTACTGCACAAGAATCTGAAGAAAAAGATGTTAAGGGGCGCAAACTAAAAGTTAATGTAAAAAATATTACATCACAAGGAAATAAGCAAGCAGAAAATGGTGAAGAGGAAAGCAAATCGGAAGAAAAGTCTAAAAACGAGAAATCGAAGTCAGTTAAAAAAGAAGAGCCTTCAGTGACCAATAAAAGGGGAGCTAAGGCGACCAAAGATTCTGTCAATAGCAAACTGGAACCTA AAACACTAATGACCAGAAGATCAAGGGCCACAGCTGATCCTCTACAAG CCATAAATCTGTATGTGAAGAGTAAAAAAGCAGcgggaaaaattaaaattgcattatCCATGTGCAATTTGTTGGTACTGGAACCTGTCTTTAAGGCCCTAAAGA ATGCCATTGAGGTGACTGGCGATCCGGAGCATTGTCATTTGCTCATTATGGATAAAGGCGAGCGAACCTTCAAATTTCTTATGGCTATTGCTGCCAATAAACCAATATTGTCCACCCAGTGGCTACACTCGTTGATGGGTACACGATCAATACATGTTCATGCCGAACATCTGTTTAAGGATGCCAAATTTCAGGAGCTCTACAATTTCAAGCCTGAATTGGTGATGGAGAAGCCAATGATATTGCAGAATATtgatttcatgctcagcgatGGCATTCTGCCAAATGAAACGGAAATGAAAGCAATTATACAGAGTGCTGGAGGAAGAGTTCATGCAAGGCCTCCGCCAATCACTCGAAAGGGTCCACTTTATGTAGTCACCAGTATCAAGCTGGTCAAGCGACACAAGCAGCTCCTGCGCAGCTATGAGAATGTTATATACATTAAAACGGAGGGCGTTATGCAGTCTCTGCTCCAGCATAATGCGGAACATTTGAATGACTTTCAGTTGAAggtttaa
- the LOC6644989 gene encoding uncharacterized protein LOC6644989 isoform X1 gives MADAAVSLSVAGKKAVLEPDVIYRIGRKPGLEFFIPDESMELAHATISLLRSGIVRFAAVVGKIWVNEQEQTFVDLSSKDTTDGQNVKLRFGNVEAQLEINEPKDKSINTTVGDSFVIPETEPQSANTTSDSCFIPETQAMPQFNRPSTAGAKRSLGDDFMIPETQDILAPQPVEEVAMEGVDDEDECSEMGTQIRICTQDFNDFDEDAIDDFDSSLILGDIPGHLLPAPRAPIQAKKDTALADITDVEMSALNWSAVNSTKMDQVPGNQVDDDDHDGTRSTPDLFEFTAIREDRGDTCTPDLFDLPAAPVKSNSPTSQPSGTKQLVVATIERNKDFIEPQAFPMKNGQKCSLNLSKSSINEPTKQDRRGESFNLLKPSENEPNYQDFIETQAFPIRQEQDNSGSLPKANENEPVNQDFIETQAFPIRREQGGSINMSKSSENDPNNQDFIETQAFPIRKDRENSANLPKANENEPVNQDYIETQAFPRPTGMPNDAKCSKSSSLCQDFIATQPFPVPQKRSSIINNKENTSLNVSHADQDLIATQKYVPPAQKALVSLNIGDDIDNLLIEIISGNSVSSDEADEEEPIKFFKPCVIEDINHNHKVVQIQSVFPASKSNNTRRHEISRKRAARSESPPPTPSKKSRRLSDSAPTEHVRPEISFRQLVESLRPNAISKQKDFTEANQTRGMNLRSSKDVNTIQDQEQSSQVKESKGQKTKAKEQKDSEDKSTSQLKKGTKGSGQVVAKKEPEIMVTSDLVIDSSSMEEEVPKLSLKSLKRITTTKVDSSSHGNEMTEELATTSKAAKATARAKTEAKKEKAKLKEDAKSNEDSSQEKEPKGRKKKVNVKEKSETKNIQVKKVDKIIKKEELPTTSKRSTRAAKEDPKNESETKAVIKSTTAQESEEKDVKGRKLKVNVKNITSQGNKQAENGEEESKSEEKSKNEKSKSVKKEEPSVTNKRGAKATKDSVNSKLEPKTLMTRRSRATADPLQAINLYVKSKKAAGKIKIALSMCNLLVLEPVFKALKNAIEVTGDPEHCHLLIMDKGERTFKFLMAIAANKPILSTQWLHSLMGTRSIHVHAEHLFKDAKFQELYNFKPELVMEKPMILQNIDFMLSDGILPNETEMKAIIQSAGGRVHARPPPITRKGPLYVVTSIKLVKRHKQLLRSYENVIYIKTEGVMQSLLQHNAEHLNDFQLKV, from the exons ATGGCTGATGCAGCTGTCAGTTTGAGTGTTGCCGGGAAAAAGGCGGTTCTGGAGCCAGATGTCATTTACCGCATTGGCAGAAAACCAGGATTGGAGTTCTTTATACCCGATGAG TCCATGGAACTTGCACATGCCACTATTAGTCTCCTGCGGTCTGGCATCGTACGCTTTGCTGCAGTTGTGGGTAAAATCTGGGTCAATGAACAGGAGCAAACGTTTGTCGATTTGAGCTCAAAGGATACTACTGATGGGCAAAATGTTAAACTTCGCTTTGGTAATGTGGAGGCCCAACTGGAAATTAATGAGCCGAAAGATAAATCCATTAATACCACAGTTGGTGATAGCTTTGTCATACCTGAAACAGAGCCTCAGTCGGCCAATACCACATCTGATAGCTGCTTTATACCCGAAACGCAGGCAATGCCACAGTTTAATAGGCCTTCCACTGCCGGAGCTAAACGATCGCTGGGGGATGATTTTATGATTCCAGAGACTCAAGATATTTTGGCACCTCAACCTGTCGAGGAAGTGGCAATGGAGGGGgttgatgatgaggatgaatGTTCCGAAATGGGCACACAGATACGAATATGTACCCAGGATTTCAATGACTTTGATGAGGATGCCATTGATGATTTCGATTCATCGTTGATATTGGGAGATATTCCAGGACATCTTTTGCCAGCTCCTCGCGCTCCCATCCAAGCTAAAAAGGACACAGCACTGGCAGATATTACCGATGTGGAAATGAGTGCTTTAAATTGGTCTGCCGTAAATAGCACAAAGATGGATCAGGTACCCGGAAATCAAGTCGAcgatgatgatcatgatggGACACGTAGTACTCCagatttatttgaattcactGCAATTCGCGAAGATCGCGGCGACACCTGCACTCCAGATCTATTTGACTTACCAGCTGCCCCTGTAAAATCCAATTCTCCAACTTCACAGCCTAGCGGGACTAAGCAGTTGGTTGTGGCCACAATTGAAAGAAACAAGGATTTCATAGAACCTCAAGCATTTCCAATGAAAAACGGGCAAAAATGCTCTTTAAACTTGTCTAAGTCAAGTATAAATGAGCCAACTAAACAGGATCGGCGAGGGGAATCTTTTAACTTGCTTAAACCAAGTGAAAATGAGCCAAATTACCAGGATTTCATTGAAACTCAAGCATTTCCAATACGCCAGGAACAAGACAACTCGGGAAGCTTGCCCAAGGCAAACGAAAATGAGCCAGTTAATCAAGATTTCATTGAAACTCAAGCATTTCCAATTAGAAGGGAGCAGGGAGGCTCTATAAATATGTCTAAATCAAGTGAAAATGACCCAAATAACCAGGACTTCATTGAAACTCAAGCATTTCCAATCCGCAAAGATCGAGAAAACTCAGCCAACTTACCCAaggcaaatgaaaatgagcCAGTTAACCAAGATTATATTGAAACTCAAGCTTTTCCAAGACCCACGGGGATGCCTAATGATGCTAAATGTAGCAAATCAAGTTCCTTATGTCAAGACTTTATAGCCACTCAGCCATTTCCTGTACCACAAAAGAGATCTTCTATTATTAACAACAAAGAGAATACATCTTTGAATGTTTCCCATGCCGATCAGGATTTAATTGCCACTCAAAAATATGTGCCACCAGCTCAAAAAG CTCTCGTCTCGCTAAATATAGGAGATGATATTGATAATCTCCTTATAGAAATAATTTCGGGAAATAGCGTATCGTCGGATGAGGCAGATGAAGAAGAGCCCATTAAGTTCTTTAAGCCATGCGTCATTGAGGATATAAATCACAATCATAAG GTCGTTCAAATTCAAAGTGTTTTTCCCGCGTCTAAATCAAATAACACAAGGCGTCATGAAATAAGTAGGAAACGGGCAGCTAGATCAGAGTCACCGCCACCTACAC CAAGCAAAAAGAGTCGTCGTCTCTCAGATTCCGCACCCACAGAGCATGTAAGACCAGAAATATCTTTCAGGCAGTTAGTAGAATCTTTAAGACCAAATGCCATATCTAAGCAAAAAGACTTCACTGAAG CAAACCAAACGAGAGGAATGAATTTACGCTCAAGTAAAGATGTAAACACAATTCAAGATCAGGAGCAATCCTCTCAAGTAAAAGAATCTAAAGGCCAAAAAACTAAAGCGAAGGAACAAAAAGATAGTGAAGACAAGTCCACATCACAATTAAAGAAAGGAACCAAAGGAAGTGGTCAAGTGGTGGCTAAAAAAGAGCCAGAGATTATGGTTACAAGTGACCTTGTAATTGATTCATCGTCAATGGAGGAGGAGGTCCCAAAATTATCGTTGAAATCTTTGAAACGGATAACCACAACGAAAGTTGACTCTTCATCACACGGAAACGAAATGACAGAGGAGCTTGCCACAACCAGCAAGGCGGCTAAAGCCACTGCCAGGGCCAAAACAGAAGCTA AAAAGGAAAAGGCTAAGCTCAAGGAGGATGCCAAGAGCAATGAGGATTCTTCTCAAGAAAAGGAACCCAAAGGGCGAAAGAAAAAAGTTAATGTGAAAGAAAAGAGTGAGACCAAGAATATCCAGGTAAAGaaagtagacaaaataatTAAGAAAGAGGAGCTTCCCACAACAAGTAAAAGGTCAACCAGGGCGGCAAAAGAAGATCCCAAAAATGAGTCCGAAACTA AAGCTGTCATCAAGTCTACTACTGCACAAGAATCTGAAGAAAAAGATGTTAAGGGGCGCAAACTAAAAGTTAATGTAAAAAATATTACATCACAAGGAAATAAGCAAGCAGAAAATGGTGAAGAGGAAAGCAAATCGGAAGAAAAGTCTAAAAACGAGAAATCGAAGTCAGTTAAAAAAGAAGAGCCTTCAGTGACCAATAAAAGGGGAGCTAAGGCGACCAAAGATTCTGTCAATAGCAAACTGGAACCTA AAACACTAATGACCAGAAGATCAAGGGCCACAGCTGATCCTCTACAAG CCATAAATCTGTATGTGAAGAGTAAAAAAGCAGcgggaaaaattaaaattgcattatCCATGTGCAATTTGTTGGTACTGGAACCTGTCTTTAAGGCCCTAAAGA ATGCCATTGAGGTGACTGGCGATCCGGAGCATTGTCATTTGCTCATTATGGATAAAGGCGAGCGAACCTTCAAATTTCTTATGGCTATTGCTGCCAATAAACCAATATTGTCCACCCAGTGGCTACACTCGTTGATGGGTACACGATCAATACATGTTCATGCCGAACATCTGTTTAAGGATGCCAAATTTCAGGAGCTCTACAATTTCAAGCCTGAATTGGTGATGGAGAAGCCAATGATATTGCAGAATATtgatttcatgctcagcgatGGCATTCTGCCAAATGAAACGGAAATGAAAGCAATTATACAGAGTGCTGGAGGAAGAGTTCATGCAAGGCCTCCGCCAATCACTCGAAAGGGTCCACTTTATGTAGTCACCAGTATCAAGCTGGTCAAGCGACACAAGCAGCTCCTGCGCAGCTATGAGAATGTTATATACATTAAAACGGAGGGCGTTATGCAGTCTCTGCTCCAGCATAATGCGGAACATTTGAATGACTTTCAGTTGAAggtttaa